Proteins encoded within one genomic window of Streptomyces sp. NBC_01314:
- a CDS encoding HAD-IA family hydrolase yields the protein MSRLSLQAALFDMDGTLVDTERLWWDAVEEVAAGLGRTLTEADQPDVLGRPVEYTAAWLAGITGAPGGGVAADLHREFADRVRTGTVPRPGALELLRALAREGVPTALVTASPRAVADTVLDALGRDLFAVSVTADDTEHTKPAPDPYLAACHALGVDPAACVAVEDTETGVASAEAAGCVVLAVPSLAPIAEAPGRTVRESLESVTPASLRRLVAPDGPVLRVMTWNLWHGGTQVRDHRAKQLKVITETDVDVVGLQETYGTAAQELAEALGWHHHRAGDNLGIISRHPITARFGDPDVGFYGAAGVRIRTGSGSEVDIWTVHLDCEPYGPYEAAFDGLGAAELIAHEEVRLGRLRDCLSRIDGTVPVVLVGDLNSPSHIDRPDVDWPVTRAAETAGLRDSYREAHPDPVREPGHTWSPVHAEHEDGSGRPEPQDRIDFVLHRGLEVLDSRTCVSGTPRPWPDVEDNDWPSDHAAVITTFAPVTAVGE from the coding sequence GTGTCCCGACTGTCGCTCCAGGCCGCCCTGTTCGACATGGACGGCACGCTCGTCGACACCGAGCGGCTCTGGTGGGATGCGGTGGAGGAGGTGGCCGCCGGCCTCGGGCGCACGCTGACCGAGGCCGACCAGCCGGACGTACTGGGCCGTCCGGTCGAGTACACGGCCGCCTGGCTCGCCGGGATCACGGGCGCGCCGGGGGGCGGGGTGGCCGCCGACCTGCACCGGGAGTTCGCCGACCGGGTCCGCACCGGGACCGTGCCCCGCCCGGGCGCGCTGGAGCTCTTGAGGGCCCTGGCCCGCGAGGGCGTCCCCACCGCCCTGGTCACCGCGTCCCCGCGAGCCGTCGCCGACACCGTCCTCGACGCCCTCGGCCGCGACCTGTTCGCCGTCTCCGTCACCGCCGACGACACCGAGCACACCAAGCCGGCCCCCGACCCCTACCTCGCCGCCTGCCACGCCCTCGGCGTCGACCCCGCCGCCTGTGTGGCCGTCGAGGACACCGAAACCGGTGTCGCCTCGGCCGAGGCTGCCGGCTGTGTGGTCCTCGCCGTGCCCTCGCTCGCGCCGATCGCGGAGGCCCCGGGGCGGACCGTACGGGAGAGCCTGGAATCGGTGACCCCGGCGAGTCTGCGCCGGCTGGTCGCCCCCGACGGGCCCGTCCTGCGTGTGATGACCTGGAATCTCTGGCACGGCGGCACCCAGGTCCGCGACCACCGGGCCAAGCAGCTCAAGGTCATCACCGAGACGGACGTCGACGTGGTCGGCCTCCAGGAGACGTACGGCACCGCCGCACAGGAACTCGCCGAAGCCCTCGGCTGGCACCACCACCGGGCCGGCGACAACCTCGGCATCATCAGCCGCCACCCGATCACCGCCCGCTTCGGCGACCCCGACGTCGGTTTCTACGGGGCGGCGGGCGTCCGGATCAGGACCGGCTCCGGAAGCGAGGTGGACATCTGGACGGTCCACCTGGACTGCGAGCCGTACGGGCCCTACGAGGCCGCCTTCGACGGGCTGGGCGCCGCCGAGCTGATCGCCCACGAGGAGGTGCGGCTCGGCCGGCTGCGGGACTGTCTGAGCCGGATCGACGGCACTGTGCCGGTCGTCCTGGTCGGCGACCTCAACAGCCCGTCCCACATCGACCGGCCGGACGTCGACTGGCCGGTCACCAGGGCCGCCGAGACCGCCGGCCTGCGCGACTCCTACCGCGAGGCCCACCCCGACCCCGTACGGGAGCCGGGCCACACCTGGTCGCCGGTCCACGCCGAACACGAGGACGGCAGTGGTCGGCCGGAGCCGCAGGACCGGATCGACTTCGTCCTGCACCGGGGCCTCGAGGTGCTCGACTCCCGGACCTGTGTCAGCGGCACGCCCCGCCCCTGGCCGGATGTCGAGGACAACGACTGGCCGTCGGACCACGCGGCGGTGATCACCACGTTCGCGCCGGTCACGGCCGTCGGGGAGTGA
- a CDS encoding MFS transporter gives MTLSPARVPGAGTSGVRRLTATLYGYAFLDDFVLLYPVYALLFSDTGLSIWQISSLFALWSVTGILLEVPSGAWADAVSRRLLLWLGPLLTAAGFALWVIVPSYWAFALGFVLWGVRGALGSGALEALVYDELDRLGAADRYARVIGRAQAVGMVAVMAAMGLAGPVLDLGGYQAVGAASVLGCVLTSVVATRLPEHRPAAAGEGDRVSTLTTLRTGIAEVRRDRSVRGALLLVPAVGAVWGALDEYTPLLVRDTGVAEQTVPYLLLVIWVGPTLGSLLTGVGERMSTAGLGVVLAGSAFALAVGALMGTPAGIGLVAVAFGGFQLVNVLVDARLQDRIAGERRATLTSVASMGTEMATVAVFAAYALIGASHAHGVAFAVFAVPYLVTAIVLVRRDA, from the coding sequence ATGACTCTCTCACCCGCACGTGTGCCCGGTGCCGGAACCAGTGGTGTCCGGCGACTGACGGCCACGCTGTACGGATACGCGTTCCTCGACGACTTCGTGCTGCTCTACCCGGTGTACGCGCTGCTGTTCAGCGACACCGGACTGTCGATCTGGCAGATCTCCTCACTGTTCGCCCTGTGGTCGGTCACCGGCATCCTCCTGGAGGTCCCCTCCGGTGCCTGGGCCGACGCCGTCTCCCGACGTCTGCTGCTGTGGCTGGGCCCGCTGCTCACCGCCGCCGGCTTCGCCCTGTGGGTGATCGTCCCGTCGTACTGGGCGTTCGCCCTCGGCTTCGTCCTGTGGGGGGTGCGCGGCGCGCTCGGCTCCGGTGCGCTGGAAGCGCTGGTCTACGACGAACTGGACCGCCTCGGCGCGGCCGACCGGTACGCGCGGGTCATCGGCCGGGCCCAGGCCGTCGGCATGGTCGCCGTGATGGCGGCGATGGGACTGGCGGGGCCGGTCCTCGACCTCGGCGGCTATCAGGCCGTGGGCGCGGCGAGCGTGCTGGGCTGTGTGCTGACCTCGGTGGTGGCCACGCGGCTCCCGGAGCACCGGCCGGCCGCGGCGGGCGAAGGTGACCGGGTCTCCACCCTCACGACCCTGCGGACCGGAATCGCGGAGGTCCGCCGGGACCGGTCCGTACGCGGGGCACTGCTGCTCGTGCCTGCCGTCGGCGCGGTGTGGGGTGCCCTCGACGAGTACACGCCGCTGCTGGTCCGGGACACCGGGGTGGCCGAACAGACGGTCCCGTACCTGCTGCTGGTGATCTGGGTGGGGCCGACGCTCGGCAGCCTGCTGACCGGGGTGGGGGAGCGGATGAGTACGGCCGGGCTGGGGGTGGTGCTGGCGGGCTCGGCGTTCGCGCTGGCCGTGGGTGCGCTGATGGGGACACCGGCCGGGATCGGGCTGGTGGCCGTCGCCTTCGGTGGCTTCCAGTTGGTCAATGTGCTGGTCGACGCGCGGTTGCAGGATCGGATCGCGGGGGAGCGCCGGGCGACGCTGACGTCCGTGGCGAGCATGGGGACGGAGATGGCGACGGTCGCTGTCTTCGCCGCGTATGCCTTGATCGGTGCGTCCCATGCGCACGGGGTCGCGTTCGCGGTGTTCGCGGTGCCGTATCTGGTGACCGCCATCGTGCTGGTGCGGAGGGATGCCTGA
- a CDS encoding carbon-nitrogen hydrolase family protein, whose product MRTALLQSSGRPGSVVGNLKVLDEAAGRAAEAGAGLMVVPEMFLTGYAIGDDIARLAEEADGDSADAVAEIAGRHGVAIVYGYPERAGEAVFNAAQLVSAEGVRLANYRKTHLFGCFERDHFTPGEQSVVQAELDGLRVGILICYDVEFPENVRAHALAGTDLLVVPTAQMHPFQFVAESMIPVRAFENQMYVAYVNRAGREGEFEFVGLSTLAGPDGVARTRAGRENDFVLADVDPVFLAASRETNPYLQDRRPGLYESLV is encoded by the coding sequence ATGCGTACCGCCCTGCTCCAGAGCTCCGGTCGACCCGGCTCGGTCGTCGGGAACCTGAAGGTGCTCGACGAGGCCGCGGGGCGGGCCGCCGAGGCCGGGGCGGGGCTGATGGTGGTGCCGGAGATGTTCCTCACGGGCTATGCGATCGGCGACGACATCGCGCGGCTCGCCGAGGAGGCCGACGGTGACTCGGCCGACGCGGTCGCCGAGATCGCGGGGCGGCACGGGGTCGCGATCGTGTACGGGTACCCGGAGCGCGCCGGTGAGGCCGTCTTCAATGCGGCGCAGCTGGTCTCCGCCGAGGGCGTCCGGCTGGCGAACTACCGCAAGACCCACCTCTTCGGCTGCTTCGAGCGTGATCACTTCACGCCGGGCGAGCAGTCCGTCGTACAGGCCGAGCTGGACGGGCTCCGCGTCGGGATCCTGATCTGCTACGACGTGGAGTTCCCGGAGAACGTCCGCGCCCACGCCCTCGCCGGCACCGACCTGCTCGTGGTGCCGACGGCCCAGATGCATCCGTTCCAGTTCGTCGCCGAGTCGATGATCCCGGTGCGGGCCTTCGAGAACCAGATGTACGTCGCGTACGTCAACCGGGCCGGCCGCGAAGGGGAGTTCGAGTTCGTCGGGCTCTCCACTCTGGCCGGACCCGACGGGGTCGCGCGGACCCGCGCCGGGCGCGAGAACGATTTCGTCCTGGCCGATGTCGACCCCGTCTTCCTCGCGGCCTCGCGCGAGACGAACCCGTATCTCCAGGACCGTCGCCCCGGGCTGTACGAGTCCCTCGTCTGA
- a CDS encoding flavin monoamine oxidase family protein, protein MTSTVPNAIEHADEHQPPITMFGPDFPYAYDDFLAHPAGLGQIPATEHGTEVAVIGGGLSGIVAAYELMKMGLKPVVYEADRIGGRLRTVGFDGCDPSLTAEMGAMRFPPSSTALQHYIDLAGLQTRPFPNPLAEATPSTVVDLKGESHYAETIHDLPQVYRDVAAAWNACLEEGADFSDMNRALRERDVPRIREIWAKLVERLDNQTFYGFLCDSEAFRSFRHREIFGQVGFGTGGWDTDFPNSILEILRVVYTEADDHHRGIVGGSQQLPLRLWEREPEKIVHWPYGTSLKSLHIDGEPRPAVTRLHRTAGDRITVTDANGDIRTYRAAIFTAQSWMLLSKIACDDSLFPIDHWTAIERTHYMESSKLFVPVDRPFWLDKAVDDRGNPTGRDVMSMTLTDRMTRGTYLLDDGPDRPAVICLSYTWCDDSLKWLPLSASERMEVMLKSLGEIYPTVDIRSHVIGNPVTVSWENEPYFMGAFKANLPGHYRYQRRLFTHFMQDRLPEDKRGVFLAGDDVSWTAGWAEGAIQTALNAVWGVMHHFGGATDAANPGPGDVYDEIAPVELPED, encoded by the coding sequence ATGACGTCCACCGTGCCCAACGCCATCGAGCACGCAGACGAGCACCAGCCGCCGATCACCATGTTCGGCCCGGACTTCCCGTACGCGTACGACGACTTCCTGGCCCACCCGGCCGGCCTGGGCCAGATACCGGCCACCGAGCACGGCACCGAGGTCGCGGTCATCGGCGGCGGGCTGTCCGGCATCGTGGCGGCGTACGAGCTGATGAAGATGGGGCTCAAGCCGGTCGTGTACGAGGCCGACCGAATCGGCGGGCGGCTGCGAACGGTCGGCTTCGACGGGTGCGACCCGTCGCTCACGGCCGAGATGGGGGCGATGCGCTTCCCGCCGTCCTCCACCGCGCTCCAGCACTACATCGACCTGGCCGGTCTGCAGACCCGTCCCTTCCCCAACCCCCTTGCGGAGGCCACGCCTTCGACCGTCGTCGACCTCAAGGGCGAGTCGCACTACGCCGAGACGATCCACGATTTGCCGCAGGTGTACCGGGACGTCGCCGCGGCCTGGAACGCCTGCCTCGAAGAAGGCGCCGACTTCTCCGACATGAACCGGGCGCTGCGCGAGCGCGATGTGCCGCGCATCCGGGAGATCTGGGCGAAGCTCGTCGAGCGGCTCGACAACCAGACCTTCTACGGCTTCCTCTGCGACTCCGAGGCCTTCAGGTCCTTCCGGCACCGCGAGATCTTCGGCCAGGTCGGCTTCGGCACGGGCGGCTGGGACACCGACTTCCCGAACTCCATCCTGGAGATCCTGCGGGTCGTCTACACCGAGGCCGACGACCACCACCGCGGCATCGTCGGCGGCAGCCAGCAACTCCCGCTGCGGCTCTGGGAGCGCGAGCCGGAGAAGATCGTGCACTGGCCGTACGGGACGTCCCTGAAGTCCCTGCACATCGACGGTGAGCCGCGGCCCGCCGTGACCCGGCTGCACCGGACCGCCGGCGACCGGATCACCGTGACGGACGCGAACGGCGACATCCGTACGTACCGGGCGGCGATCTTCACCGCCCAGTCCTGGATGCTGCTGTCGAAGATCGCCTGCGACGACTCGCTCTTCCCGATCGACCACTGGACCGCCATCGAGCGGACCCACTACATGGAGAGCTCGAAGCTGTTCGTCCCGGTCGACCGGCCCTTCTGGCTGGACAAGGCCGTCGACGACAGGGGAAACCCGACCGGCCGCGACGTCATGTCGATGACGCTCACCGACCGGATGACGCGCGGGACCTACCTCCTCGACGACGGTCCGGACCGTCCCGCCGTCATCTGCCTCTCCTACACGTGGTGCGACGACAGCCTGAAGTGGCTGCCGCTGTCCGCGAGCGAGCGGATGGAGGTCATGCTGAAGTCGCTCGGCGAGATCTACCCGACGGTCGACATCCGCAGCCACGTCATCGGCAACCCGGTGACCGTCTCCTGGGAGAACGAGCCCTACTTCATGGGTGCGTTCAAGGCCAACCTGCCCGGTCACTACCGTTACCAGCGGCGCCTGTTCACGCACTTCATGCAGGACCGGCTGCCCGAGGACAAGCGGGGTGTCTTCCTCGCCGGCGACGACGTCTCCTGGACGGCCGGCTGGGCCGAGGGCGCGATCCAGACGGCCCTCAACGCGGTCTGGGGCGTCATGCACCACTTCGGGGGCGCCACCGACGCGGCCAACCCCGGGCCCGGGGACGTCTACGACGAGATCGCGCCGGTGGAACTGCCGGAGGACTAG
- a CDS encoding DUF5995 family protein, whose amino-acid sequence MAQLEQFTNSMDSVDTVVSRMHALDAVLPERDGIAVFNRVYLTVTEAIGRRLDSGHFPDTEAAITLDVLFAERYLRVAEGGCAPACWRPLLQFRRHPGVRPLQFALCGINAHIGHDLALAVVDTCRTLGCEPADLEDEFERVGDVLVSLEEHIREELMPGPDLLQIADPLTHLLGAWSLERAREATWSAARALWALRGLPGLAEESALRLDAAVGLTGRMLLTPLPD is encoded by the coding sequence ATGGCGCAGTTGGAGCAATTCACCAATTCCATGGACTCAGTGGACACAGTCGTCTCCCGTATGCACGCCCTCGACGCGGTCCTCCCCGAGCGGGACGGGATCGCCGTCTTCAACCGCGTCTACCTCACCGTCACGGAGGCCATCGGCCGACGGCTGGACTCCGGCCACTTCCCGGACACCGAGGCCGCGATCACGTTGGACGTGCTCTTCGCCGAGCGGTATCTGAGGGTCGCCGAGGGCGGCTGTGCGCCCGCCTGCTGGCGACCGCTGCTGCAGTTCCGGCGCCATCCCGGCGTACGACCGCTGCAGTTCGCCCTCTGCGGCATCAATGCGCACATCGGTCACGATCTCGCGCTGGCCGTCGTGGACACCTGTCGTACGCTCGGCTGCGAACCCGCCGACCTGGAGGACGAGTTCGAGCGTGTGGGCGATGTCCTCGTGTCGCTGGAGGAGCACATCCGCGAGGAGTTGATGCCAGGGCCGGATCTCCTCCAGATCGCCGATCCGCTCACCCATCTGCTCGGCGCGTGGAGCCTGGAACGCGCCCGTGAGGCCACCTGGTCGGCCGCCCGGGCCCTGTGGGCGCTGCGCGGACTCCCCGGTCTCGCCGAGGAGTCCGCCCTCCGCCTGGACGCGGCGGTGGGCCTGACGGGCCGCATGCTGCTGACCCCGCTGCCGGACTGA
- a CDS encoding glycoside hydrolase family 6 protein: MVAAVAAVSVVATVTGMVAVLGGDRGAADEARPLTSRSPGLLPDAAEQTERTERTEPTQGPPHPSRTSPTPSRSKSPEPSEKAGVRPPAERVERRTRSVPGPGALYRHPDSQVRDWIRDNPDDPRSTAIETGIADRPAAVWFTDPAPAATMSRVAAVASAGAARGQVPVLVAYAIPDRDCGGASQGGASSLDAYDAWIDAFAAGLGSDEVIVILEPDAIAQSDCLSAGTRADRFASLARAGRVLKAANPDARVYYDAGHSEWNVPGKQAALLRQAGAASPDGSDGVFSNVSNFNRTEAEAAYDRRVLDALGGPAGLGAVIDTSRNGNGAPAGGEWCDPAGRGLGRSPTLTTGEPRIDAYLWVKLPGESDGCRGSAGAFSPGYAYELARG; this comes from the coding sequence ATGGTGGCAGCGGTGGCGGCCGTGTCCGTCGTCGCGACCGTCACCGGGATGGTGGCCGTCCTGGGCGGCGACAGAGGCGCCGCGGACGAGGCCCGGCCGCTGACCAGCCGCTCACCGGGCCTCCTGCCCGATGCGGCCGAACAGACCGAACGGACTGAACGGACCGAGCCGACTCAGGGCCCGCCCCACCCGTCACGCACCTCGCCCACGCCCTCGCGCTCGAAGTCGCCCGAACCGTCCGAGAAGGCCGGTGTGCGGCCCCCGGCGGAGCGGGTCGAACGGCGGACGCGATCCGTGCCCGGCCCCGGCGCGCTCTACCGCCACCCCGACTCCCAGGTCCGGGACTGGATCCGGGACAACCCGGACGACCCGCGCAGCACCGCCATCGAGACCGGCATCGCCGACCGTCCGGCCGCCGTCTGGTTCACGGACCCCGCCCCGGCCGCCACCATGTCCCGGGTCGCGGCGGTCGCCTCCGCGGGCGCCGCGCGGGGGCAGGTGCCGGTCCTCGTGGCGTACGCGATCCCCGACCGCGACTGCGGAGGGGCCTCGCAGGGCGGGGCGTCGAGCCTGGACGCGTACGACGCCTGGATCGACGCGTTCGCCGCCGGGCTGGGCTCGGACGAGGTCATCGTGATCCTGGAGCCGGACGCGATCGCCCAGTCCGACTGCCTCTCCGCCGGCACCCGTGCCGACCGCTTCGCCTCGCTCGCCCGCGCCGGACGCGTCCTGAAGGCGGCCAACCCCGACGCCCGCGTCTACTACGACGCCGGGCATTCGGAGTGGAACGTGCCGGGCAAGCAGGCCGCGCTCCTCCGCCAGGCGGGCGCCGCCTCGCCCGACGGTTCGGACGGCGTCTTCAGCAACGTGTCCAACTTCAACCGCACGGAAGCCGAGGCCGCCTACGACCGCCGTGTTCTCGACGCCCTCGGTGGCCCCGCGGGCCTCGGCGCCGTCATCGACACCAGCCGTAACGGCAACGGCGCCCCGGCCGGCGGCGAGTGGTGCGACCCCGCAGGCCGAGGCCTCGGCCGATCACCGACCCTCACCACCGGCGAGCCCCGCATCGACGCCTACCTGTGGGTGAAACTGCCGGGCGAGTCCGACGGTTGCCGGGGAAGCGCGGGGGCGTTCTCGCCGGGATACGCGTACGAGTTGGCGCGGGGGTGA
- a CDS encoding MFS transporter, which translates to MSVVVYEQREVRRARYAVAAVFAVHGAVTGSFATRVPWIQDHAGVSAGQLGLALAFPAIGASLAMPLAGRISHRFGARTALRGLLSLWTLALILPSLSPNLWTLCFALFVYGASAGMADVAMNALGVEVESRLGKSIMSGLHGMWSAGALVGSAAGTLAAHLGSDARLHHALAAVTLTALGLVACQWVLDLRATEDEEPPPRFALPPKSALLIGAVGFCAVFAEGAALDWSAVYLRDQLETSAGLAAACTTGFMLTMAVARLAGDGVVNRFGAVRTVRASGVLAALGGVLIVVANQPAVAMGGFALMGLGIAVVVPLCFAAAGRSGPNPSQAIAGVATITYTSGLVAPSAIGGLAQLTSLVVSFGLVTVLACGLVAFAGVLRTSDRDRPRLTRTDVAVPDPKP; encoded by the coding sequence ATGAGCGTGGTGGTCTACGAGCAGCGCGAGGTGAGGCGGGCGCGGTACGCCGTGGCGGCCGTGTTCGCGGTGCACGGCGCCGTCACCGGCTCGTTCGCGACCCGCGTGCCGTGGATCCAGGACCACGCGGGGGTCAGCGCGGGCCAACTGGGCCTCGCACTCGCCTTCCCCGCGATCGGCGCGTCCTTGGCGATGCCGCTCGCGGGCCGGATCAGCCACCGCTTCGGCGCCCGCACCGCCCTGCGCGGGCTGCTCTCCCTGTGGACGCTCGCGCTGATCCTGCCGTCCCTCTCGCCGAACCTCTGGACGCTCTGCTTCGCGCTGTTCGTGTACGGCGCGTCGGCGGGCATGGCGGACGTCGCGATGAACGCGCTCGGCGTCGAGGTCGAGAGCCGCCTCGGAAAGTCGATCATGTCGGGTCTGCACGGCATGTGGAGCGCGGGCGCCCTCGTCGGCTCGGCGGCCGGCACTCTCGCCGCCCACCTGGGCTCGGACGCCCGACTGCACCACGCGCTCGCGGCGGTCACGCTCACCGCCCTCGGTCTGGTCGCCTGCCAGTGGGTACTGGATCTCAGGGCCACCGAGGACGAGGAGCCGCCGCCCCGGTTCGCGTTGCCGCCGAAGTCGGCGCTGCTGATCGGCGCGGTCGGGTTCTGCGCGGTGTTCGCGGAGGGGGCGGCGCTGGACTGGTCGGCGGTCTATCTGCGGGACCAGTTGGAGACTTCGGCCGGGCTCGCGGCGGCGTGCACCACCGGTTTCATGCTGACCATGGCGGTGGCCCGGCTTGCGGGCGACGGGGTGGTCAACCGTTTCGGCGCGGTCCGTACCGTGCGGGCGAGCGGTGTCCTGGCCGCGCTCGGCGGGGTCCTGATCGTCGTCGCGAACCAGCCGGCGGTCGCGATGGGCGGCTTCGCGCTGATGGGCCTGGGCATCGCGGTCGTCGTCCCGCTCTGCTTCGCCGCCGCCGGCCGCAGCGGGCCGAACCCCAGCCAGGCCATCGCGGGCGTCGCGACCATCACGTACACCTCCGGGCTGGTCGCGCCGAGCGCGATCGGCGGTCTGGCGCAACTGACCAGTCTGGTCGTGTCGTTCGGCCTGGTCACCGTGCTGGCGTGTGGCCTGGTCGCCTTCGCGGGCGTGCTGCGCACCAGCGATCGGGACCGCCCGCGGCTCACCCGCACGGACGTGGCGGTTCCCGACCCGAAGCCCTGA
- a CDS encoding ROK family protein: protein MPASPSTARAINDRLALRLLQQEGPLTAGQLKQLTGLSRPTVADLVERLTAAGLIEIAGESGEQRRGPNARLYGIVADRAHLAALDVRTEGVTVVIADLVGTELARASVPIADDAGTGPAVEQAVTLVERAAKEAGADRLHTVVIGAPGLIDPATGELRDSSGLPEWHRRLVAALGERLPARVLVENETNLAALAEQRDGAARDRDTFVLLWLGLGTGAAVVLDGHLRRGASGGTGEIGFLPVPGTTTIPSATDCEGGFHSLGGAAAVAALATAHGVKAAAAPNEPYAATLVRAAVAGLPASDTVASSITPGLPARVPGRSGEAGASGSVVGATSLVVAARGRSAGTASPSVGGEGRSVGPAGPAVEAEGWPAGTASLSAESRGGPAGAGNPSVEAEPPSGEATTFPSDDLRRPAVAPVVGVPPSSTTQGTSADQAPPSPPGLRPPAAPDSSADPRARFLGALADRLALGVASVVAVLDPGCVVLGGEVGQAGGQELAVRVGERLAAMSPLPTEVRPSGLGGAAVLRGALLMAREAAQDELFAPPAR from the coding sequence ATGCCCGCATCACCCAGCACCGCCCGAGCCATCAACGACCGGCTCGCCCTGCGGCTGCTGCAGCAGGAAGGGCCGCTGACGGCAGGGCAGTTGAAGCAGCTCACCGGTCTGTCCCGGCCCACGGTCGCCGACCTCGTGGAGCGCCTCACCGCCGCCGGGCTGATCGAGATCGCGGGGGAGTCGGGGGAGCAGCGGCGCGGGCCCAACGCCCGTCTCTACGGCATCGTGGCGGACCGTGCGCATCTCGCCGCGCTCGATGTGCGCACCGAGGGCGTCACGGTCGTCATCGCCGACCTGGTCGGTACGGAACTGGCGCGGGCGTCCGTCCCGATCGCGGACGACGCCGGCACGGGGCCCGCGGTGGAGCAGGCGGTCACCCTGGTGGAGCGTGCCGCGAAGGAGGCGGGCGCCGACCGGCTGCACACGGTGGTGATCGGCGCCCCCGGTCTGATCGACCCGGCCACGGGCGAACTCCGCGACTCCAGCGGCCTCCCCGAGTGGCACCGCCGCCTGGTCGCCGCCCTCGGTGAACGGCTTCCCGCCCGCGTCCTCGTCGAGAACGAGACCAACCTCGCCGCCCTCGCCGAACAGCGGGACGGCGCCGCCCGCGACCGCGACACCTTCGTCCTCCTCTGGCTCGGCCTCGGCACCGGCGCCGCCGTCGTCCTCGACGGCCACCTCCGCCGGGGCGCCTCCGGCGGCACGGGCGAGATCGGCTTCCTCCCGGTACCCGGCACGACCACCATCCCCTCGGCCACCGACTGCGAGGGCGGCTTCCACTCCCTGGGCGGCGCGGCGGCGGTGGCGGCACTGGCCACCGCACACGGCGTCAAGGCCGCGGCGGCGCCGAACGAGCCGTACGCGGCGACGTTGGTACGGGCGGCGGTCGCCGGACTCCCGGCGAGCGACACGGTCGCGTCGTCGATCACCCCTGGCCTTCCGGCGCGAGTACCCGGCCGTTCGGGGGAGGCGGGCGCGAGCGGTTCGGTGGTGGGGGCGACGAGTCTGGTGGTGGCGGCTCGGGGGCGTTCCGCGGGTACCGCGAGCCCGTCGGTCGGGGGCGAAGGACGTTCGGTCGGGCCTGCGGGGCCGGCGGTGGAGGCCGAGGGGTGGCCCGCTGGAACCGCGAGCCTGTCGGCGGAGAGCAGGGGCGGTCCAGCGGGTGCCGGGAACCCGTCTGTGGAGGCCGAACCCCCTTCGGGCGAGGCCACCACCTTCCCGTCCGACGACCTCCGCCGTCCGGCGGTCGCGCCGGTGGTTGGTGTGCCCCCCTCGTCCACGACGCAGGGCACCTCGGCGGACCAGGCACCCCCTTCGCCGCCCGGCCTCCGCCCCCCGGCGGCCCCCGACTCTTCGGCCGACCCCCGCGCCCGTTTTCTCGGCGCCCTCGCCGACCGCCTTGCTCTCGGCGTAGCCTCCGTCGTCGCTGTGCTCGACCCCGGGTGTGTGGTGCTCGGTGGTGAGGTCGGGCAGGCCGGTGGGCAGGAGCTTGCCGTCAGGGTGGGGGAGCGGCTGGCGGCCATGTCGCCGTTGCCGACCGAGGTGCGGCCCAGTGGCCTCGGCGGGGCCGCCGTGCTGCGCGGCGCGTTGCTTATGGCCCGGGAGGCGGCTCAGGACGAGTTGTTCGCACCGCCCGCGCGATAG
- a CDS encoding SDR family oxidoreductase, with translation MTTILVTGGTGVLGRPVTERLRADGHEVRVLSRHAQPYAVDLVAGGSGLDAAVAGVDTIVHCATSPRGGDEKAAENLIAAARRAGVRHLVYISIVGVDRVPFGYYRSKLAVERLVEGSGLGWTTLRATQFHDLLVMLFQGLSKPPVMMLPAGVSDQPVAVAEVAERLAALAVGAPAGRVDDLGGPEILTFPHLARAYLAATGRRRPLLNVPLFGKAYRAFRAGGHLTPGRAVGKGTFGEHLADRFGGSRGKG, from the coding sequence ATGACCACGATCCTGGTGACCGGCGGCACGGGTGTCCTCGGCCGGCCCGTCACGGAGCGGCTGCGGGCGGACGGGCACGAGGTGCGGGTGCTCAGCCGGCACGCGCAGCCGTACGCCGTCGATCTCGTCGCGGGCGGGAGCGGGCTGGACGCGGCCGTGGCGGGGGTGGACACGATCGTGCACTGCGCGACGTCGCCGCGCGGGGGCGACGAGAAGGCGGCGGAGAACCTGATCGCGGCGGCGCGGCGGGCCGGGGTGCGGCACCTGGTCTACATCTCGATCGTCGGCGTGGACCGGGTGCCGTTCGGCTACTACCGGTCCAAGCTGGCCGTCGAGCGGCTGGTCGAGGGGTCGGGGCTGGGCTGGACGACCCTGCGCGCGACCCAGTTCCATGACCTGCTGGTGATGCTCTTCCAGGGCCTTTCCAAGCCGCCGGTCATGATGCTCCCCGCCGGGGTGAGCGACCAGCCCGTCGCCGTCGCCGAGGTCGCCGAACGCCTGGCGGCCCTGGCCGTGGGCGCCCCCGCCGGACGCGTCGACGACCTGGGAGGCCCCGAGATCCTGACCTTCCCCCACCTGGCCCGCGCCTACCTGGCGGCCACCGGCCGTCGCCGCCCCCTGCTGAACGTCCCGCTGTTCGGCAAGGCCTACCGGGCCTTTCGCGCCGGCGGCCATCTCACGCCGGGGCGGGCCGTGGGCAAGGGGACGTTCGGGGAGCACTTGGCGGACCGGTTCGGTGGGAGCCGGGGGAAGGGATGA